The following are encoded in a window of Castanea sativa cultivar Marrone di Chiusa Pesio chromosome 9, ASM4071231v1 genomic DNA:
- the LOC142609048 gene encoding uncharacterized protein LOC142609048 — MARMGPLKYLFEKPALSGRLSRWLILLAKFNLKYVARKTIKGSVMSDFCTENPIEGEDGKKDFPDVDILDVELGTWKMYFDGATNQYGNGIRVLLITPEGSHIPLAIKLNFKVTNNMAKYEACMVKMEALRKLRVKEAEVFGDSTLVIAQAQKLWKVKEEHLKPYQKYLEDLTKTFDKVEYTIILGAQN; from the coding sequence ATGGCTAGAATGGGCCCATTAAAATATCTCTTTGAGAAGCCTGCTTTGAGTGGAAGATTGTCAAGATGGTTGATCTTATTGGCAAAATTCAATTTGAAGTATGTGGCTAGAAAAACTATCAAGGGAAGCGTCATGTCAGATTTTTGTACTGAGAATCCTATAGAGGGGGAAGATGGCAAAAAAGATTTCCCAGACGTGGACATTTTGGATGTTGAGTTAGGGACATGGAAGATGTACTTTGATGGAGCTACAAACCAATATGGAAATGGGATAAGAGTACTCTTGATCACTCCAGAGGGATCTCACATACCTTTAGCAATCAAATTGAACTTTAAAGTGACTAACAACATGGCTAAATATGAGGCTTGCATGGTCAAAATGGAAGCTCTTCGAAAATTGAGAGTAAAAGAGGCCGAAGTTTTTGGGGATTCAACTTTGGTTATAGCCCAAGCACAAAAGTTGTGGAAAGTGAAAGAAGAACACTTAAAGCCTTATCAAAAATACTTAGAGGACTTGACCAAGACCTTTGACAAGGTCGAATACACAATCATCCTTGGAGCTCAAAATTAG